The DNA sequence GGTGCCCGATGAGATCAGTGTGGTACCGACCGTTCAAGAGGCCAAAGATCTTATTGAAATGGAAGAAATTGAGCGTGATTTAGATCTATGAGATTGCACATTCTCGGTTGTTATTCCGCTACTCCCAGAACACTTACCAACCCGACTTCACAGGTACTTGAAATTCGTAACCGTCTCTTTTTGATCGATTGTGGAGAAGGTACCCAAGTACAGCTTAGAAAGAACAAAATCAAGTTTTCCCGTATCGACCATATATTTATCTCACATCTTCATGGAGATCATTTTTTTGGACTTCCAGGGCTGATTTCGACCTATCGCCTTCTAGGTAGAGAGAAAGAACTCCACATCTATGGCCCAAAGGGTATTAAGGAAGCCATCACATTGCTCATGAAGTTAGGGGATTCATGGACCAATTATCCCCTTCATTTTCATGAACTGTCGTCAAAAGACGCTGAATTGATCTTTGAAGATGAAGTTGTTACCGTAGAAACAATTCCGTTAAAACATCGAATCTATGCCAACGGTTTTTTGTTTCGTGAGAAACCCGCACCACGTAAGTTGAATATTGAGGCGGTGCGAGAGCACAAGATTGACAAAAGCCAATTCAACTTGATTAAATCGGGAAGGGACGCCCTTACCATTACCGGAGAAAAAATCGCCAATGAGCTATTGACCTTAGACCCTGAACCACCCAAAAGCTTTGCTTTTTGCAGTGATACCGTTTATGATGAATCTTTGGTCCGCTATATTGAGAACGTCGATTATTTGTACCACGAATCCACTTTTTTGGAATCTGAAGAGCACCTATGCCAAAAAACCAAGCATTCCACGGCCGGCCAAGCAGCAAAAATTGCCAAATTGGCCAAGGTCGACACCTTGATATTGGGTCATTATTCAACCCGCTATAAATCACTTGATCTATTCAAGAAAGAGGCAGAGCGGTTCTTTGATAAGGTCGAACTCGCCGATGATGGCAAAGTATTCGATTTTTCATGATGTATTGGGCAATAAATACCCCACATTCCTTTATCTTCTGCCCTCTTTTACTGAAATTTGTTTGAAACTGATACGGCTATGCAAAAAGATCTGAGCGGTTATCGAAAAGCATACGGAAAAAGTGAATTGGTAGAGACCAATGTACCTGACAATCCCCTGCAATTGTTCCAAACGTGGTTTTATGAGGTTGAGGCCGCTGAAACCGTAGACGAACCCAATGCCATGACGATTTCTACCATTGGGTTTGATGGTTTTCCAAAAGGCCGTGTGGTCTTGATGAAAAAATTCACCTATGAGGGCTTTATTTTTTATACGAATTACAACAGTGAGAAGGGTAGGGCGATAGCGAAAAATCCGGCGGTGTGCCTTTCCTTTTTTTGGCCCAATCTTGAACGTCAGGTCGTTATCAAGGGCTATGCCGAGAAAATTGCCGAAAACCTTTCCGATGGTTATTTTGAAAGCCGCCCACGTGGCAGTCAATTAGGGGCAGTGGTCTCGAACCAGAGCGAGGTGATCGTTTCCCGTGAGGTCTTGGAAAAGGAAATGGCGCAACTTGAACAGAAGTTCGAAGGCAAGGAAATCGAGCGGCCAAAATATTGGGGCGGTTATTTGGTTCGCCCGATATCCATGGAATTCTGGCAGGGTAGGCCCAATAGATTGCACGACAGAATTCGATATGCCCTGCAAGAAGACTATGATTGGAAGATTGAACGCTTGGCGCCATAAATTTTGATCATCAAAGATCACATGCCTATGCGGTGCACAGTTGAAGCATGACCATTGAAAAGCAATAAAAAAGAACACATGAAACGAGTGATATTGGTAAGGCATGGTAAATCGTCGTGGAAATATGATGTAGCAGATAGGGATAGGCCATTGCAAGAACGTGGAATCAACGATGCACATCTGGTTTCCAAAAAGTTTGAAAATGAAAAGTTAAAAATTGACTTTGCCTTTTCGAGCCCTGCAAACAGGGCTTTGCACACGGCCATGATTTTTTTGAGAAACTTGAAATACAATTTGAAGCACTTTCGAGTAGATGAAAACCTTTATGATTTTTCAGGCTCTGGAGTGCAGTCGCATATACAATCCCTTGATGACAACATCAGCACGGTAATGGTCTTTGGCCATAATTATGCCTTTACAAACTTGGCCAATACTTGGGGCGATCAATATATTGAGAACGTGACCACCTCAGGTTTGGTACAGGTTAGATTCGATGAGGGGAACTGGAAATCAATTGCCAAAGGAAAAACGGAGCAAGTGATTTTTCCAAGGCATTTAAAATAGTGGTTATTGTTGGTTTGAACAGCGAACATGGGGCACCGCGCATACAGTATCATTGAACTTGAAACCTGAAACAACAAAAGCACAGAAGCAAAACAATAGCATGGCAAAACCAAAAAACGAGTACGTAAACAGAGAGATCAGTTGGCTGCACTTCAACGAAAGGGTACTTCAAGAAAGTGCCGATGAAAATGTGCCGTTGATCGAAAGATTAAGGTTTTTGGGAATTTTCAGCAATAATCTTGACGAATTCTTCAAAGTGCGCTACGCAACTGTCAAACGTATCGTTGATGCGGGTAAAAAGGGGAAAAGTGTACTTGGGGGCGAGAGAGCTAAGGATCTTTTGGAAGAGATCACCAAAATTGTGATAGCCCAACAGTCAAAAAGCATCAAGATTTTGAAGCAAGTTGAAAAAGAGCTTGAAAATCAAAATATCTTCATTGTTGACGAGAAAGGGGTAACCGAGGATCAGGCAGCCTTCATCAAAGACTACTTTCAGAAAGAGGTGGGACCCGAGTTGATGATCATTATTCTCAATGATGTGACCCAGTTTCCGGTATTAAAGGACACGGCGGCTTATTTGGCCGTGAAAATGGTTTTACAAAGCGAGACCGGGGGCCTTTTGAAAAAACGAAACGAGCTGCAATATGCGCTTATTGAGATTCCGAAAGGAATCGATCGTTTTGTGGTGCTTCCCAAGAAAGATGGCAAAGATTATATCATCATTCTTGATGACCTGATAAGGTTTTGTCTTGACAACATCTTTACGATGTTCGACCATGGGTCGATATCGGCCCATATGATCAAGATTACCCGTGATGCAGAACTCGATATTGACAATGACCTGAGCAAGAGCTTTATTGAAAAGATATCTTCAAGTGTCCGGCACCGAAAGATCAGCGACCCTGTTAGGTTTGTATATGATAAGAGCATAGAAAGGGACACGCTGCGTTATCTCAAAGAGAAAATGGGAATTCAAGAGAATGATAGTGTAATACCCGGGGGGAGGTACCATAACAGAAGAGATTACATGGGCTTTCCGAGTTTGGGACGAACCGATCTTTTATATGAAAAAATAAAAGCACTACCGGTAAAGGGACTGAGTTTTGAAGGAAGCCTCTTTGAAAGTATTGCCAAGAAAGATTATTTGCAATATGCGCCTTATCATACGTTTTTTTACGTCGTAAAATTCTTAAAAGAAGCTGCTCTTGACCCAAAAGTGCGCACGATCAAAATAACGGTGTATCGTCTGGCAAATGACTCACAGGTCGCTGCTGCATTGATCAATGCGGCCAAGAATGGCAAGCAGGTTACCGTACAGATTGAATTACAGGCCCGTTTCGATGAACAGGCCAATATTGAATATGCGAACCAGTTGCAAGAAGAGGGTGTCAATCTGATTTTTGGCATACCTGGCCTGAAAGTGCATAGCAAGACCTGTCTTATCGAGCGCGAAGAAGGTTCGGGCATCAAAAGGTACGGTTTCATCAGTACAGGAAATTTCAACGAGGCAACTGCCCGTATTTATACCGATTACACGCTGTTTACCGCAAACGATGCCATTTTAAAAGAGCTGAACAAAGTGTTCGGTTTCTTTGAGACCTCTTATAAAATAAATAAATACAAACACTTGATCGTTTCGCCCCACTATACAATAAATGTCTTCAACAAACTCATAGACAATGAGATTGCCAATGCACTAGTGGGCAAAGAAGCGTATATCAAGATCAAGATGAACAGCTTTACCTCTTATGAGATGGTCGATAAATTGTATGAGGCCAGTAGGGCCGGAGTGAAGATCCAATTGATCATCAGGGGCATTTGTTGCTTGATACCTGGTGTAGAAGGCATGAGTGAGAATATTGAGGCCATCAGTGTGGTCGATAAGTTTCTAGAGCACCCAAGACTGTTCATTTTTGCCAATGACGGAAATCCCAAAGTTTATATTTCTTCCGCAGATTGGATGACCCGCAATCTCGTTTATCGTGTAGAGGTAGGCTGCCCGATTTATGATGAGGACATCAAGCAAGAACTTATAGACACCTTTGAAATCAGCTGGAGCGATAATGTAAAGGCCAGGGTCTTCTCAAAAGATCAAGACAATGCATATCGAAATGGCGATGGCCCCAAAGTACGGTCTCAATTCGCCCTCTATGATTATTATGTGAAAAAATTGGATTCTTAAATTGACAACACGTGGTCGTTCGTAAACTTGCTGCCATTGATATCGGGTCGAATGCTATTCGATTATTGATTCATAACGTAATCGAAGAAAAGGGAAAAAAGGCCCAGTTTAAAAAAAACGCACTCATTAGGGTGCCCATACGCTTGGGGGAGGACTCTTTTACCATTGGTGAGATTTCCGATAAAAATAGTAACAGACTCATCAAGGCGATGCAAGCGTTCAAGTTGTTAATGGAAGTACATGGGGTAGAAAAGTACATGGCCTGTGCCACCTCGGCCATACGGGAAGCCAACAATGGCCAAGAAGTGGTCGCAAAGGTACTGGCTGAGTCTGATGTCGAAATCGAAGTTATCGACGGTAAAAAAGAAGCATCCATCATTGCTTCGACCGATTTAAAGAACCTGATGCAAGGCGATGCCACCTATTTGTATGTCGATGTGGGGGGAGGTAGTACTGAGTTCACGTTGTTTTCAAGAGGAAAAGTATTGGTCTCGAAATCATTTAAGATCGGAACGGTGCGTTTGCTCAACAACTTGGTCAATGATACCATTTGGATGCAGATCAAAGAATGGGTCATCACCCATACCAGAGAACATCAAAAAGTGGAAATCATCGGTTCAGGGGGCAATATCAACAAATTGCATAAAATGTCAGGCCGAAAACAGGGGCAGCCCTTGTCATATATTTGGCTCAATGCCCAATATCATTTTTTGGAGAGTATGGATTACGATGACCGTGTCTCTGAACTCGGGCTGAATACCGATAGGGCCGATGTCATTGTACCAGCGACACGAATATTTTTATCGGCTGCCAAATGGAGCGGTGCCAAGAAAATACATGTGCCGCAGATAGGTCTTTCTGATGGGATCATCAAAACATTGTACTATCGTGAAAGCTGACACGGCACTAGCCGTGCATGGTTTCCTTTTTTCCAAGGTTTTTCATCAATTCGGCCTCATAATCGAGTAGATCTTGCCATTTTCGGTCAACTTCTTCACGGTCGCCATATTTGCGGGCAAACGTCAAGAACATGGTGTAATGATTGGCCTCACTGACCATTAGTTTTCGGTAAAACTCTGACAGTTCTTCATCTTTGATGTTTTCTGACAACAACCTGAACCGTTCACAACTTCTGGCCTCGATGAGCGCCGCGTACAACAATTTATGTACCAAATGGGTCTCTCTGCTACCTCCCTTGGGGAAGAATTTCATGAGTTCGATGACGTATTCGTCTTTTCGTTCACGGCCCAGCGTCCATCCGCGTTTTAAAATTTTGTCATGAACCAGTTTAAAATGCCCCATTTCTTCACGCGCCAAAGCCGTCATCTCTTTTACCAATTCTGATTTTTCAGGAAAACCTATGATTAAAGAAATGGCCGTACTGGCCGCCTTTTGTTCGCAGTAAGCATGGTCAGTGAGTATTTCTTCGATATTCTTTTCAACAATATTGACCCATCTGGGATCGGTTGGGAGCTTGAGTCCGAGCATGGTATATTTTTAAAAAATGAATTTCACAAAGATATCAATATTGCGTAGTGTTTATAATAAAAACAACCTATGATGGTTATCTTTGTTAAATACTCCAAACAAAACTTTATCACAATTTTTATGCACCACACCGCATCTGGTAGATCGCTCTCTGAACTGGTCGAACAACACCTTCCAGCAGAGACAAAAAACTGGTTTTCACAAAAAATACGACAGGTGGCCAGTGAAAAATCAGCTCGTCAACTTTACTTGGCCTATAGCCTATGCCATACAAAATTTAAGGATGTGCCATTTGATGCCTCAAAATGCAACGATAGTGTCTTGGCAGCATTTTTGATCCAACGGGAGGCAAATCTGGTAGAAGTAGGGCGTCTGGCGTTATTGGTCAATGCGCTTGAGGCAGATGCCGACTTTTTTGTAGATAAAATTGTTCACTTGATACAGATGTCAGATAGCAAAGAATTGGAAACCATTCTAAAATATCTGGTCTTGCTTCCTGAAGCCGAAAAGTTTTGTTGGGCAGCGGTCGATGCCCTGCGAACCAATATCTCGACGGTATTTGATGCCATTTCTCTAAATAATCCCTACCCATCACTTTATTTTAATGACCAGCAATGGAACCAGATGTACTTAAAGGCAGTTTTTATTGGTAGTGACCTGAGCAGAATAAAAGGCGTCGATGAACGGGCTAACGAAGATTTGGCAAGGATCATTTCTGACTATGCCCATGAGCGCTGGGCGGCCTCACGAGATGTTGACCCTTTAATATGGCGGCCAACCCCAAACTACTTGCAAGGTGTTTTGCTCGAGGATATGAAAAGACTTTTGGGCAGTAGTGATATTGCTGAGAACAGAGCAGGCGCATTATGCTGTTATTACAGCCAACTGCAAGATGCAAAGAAGTTGTTGGCCGATCATCAAGATTTGGTAAAGAAAATCGAAAGCGGCGACCTGACTTGGTCAACTATCAATTCTTAGGCTTTTTTCAAATTTCGACGATATCCTATTTGTTCAATGAATTGATCCATGCCGCAATCTTTAGGGCTTCTTCTTTGGGCACTTGTGGCATAGGCGCCATGGGCGTGGCATATTCTGGCCAGTTCTTTGGTTGCGGATTGTAGATAAGCTCCACGATTTTTTCATTGCTATACCCCCTTTCGGCAATGGCCATAAAAGATGGTCCGACCATACGCTTGTCTTTGACATGGCAGGCTATACAGGTATTGTTCGTCAACAGTGGTTGAACTTGGGCATCGGTCAATACCGCAGTTTTTTTGGTAGCCGCTTTTTTCTTCCTGGAAACAACCTTTTTGCCCTTGCTGGTCTTTTTTGTACGTTTTGTGGAGAGCACTGAAAGTGGAAGTTTTTCCCCATCGGGGATGTTGTTCATCGTGTAGAAAAATGTAGGGTGCAACACGGGATGCCCCCCAACTTTTGATTTGATCCCTTGAAGCGTCACTTCATGCACATTGTAGCGGTTGTGTTTTTCAGTGACCAAACGAACTTTTAGGCCATCATCACTTACTTTTACGCCTTTGATGATGATATCTTCGATATTGGTTTGTGGACTTCCATATACTGGATGGTACTTGTACAAATAGGTTTTGACGGAATACGAATCGAGATTTTCCGCAGTCGATTTGTCCACAGGTTTGGTGAACTCGATTTCAAAGCCATCGGGCATGGCCTTTGCGGTCTTCATTTCGAAAGGCATTCTGCCTGTCCATGTCAAAAATTCCAATCCTGAATTGGTCGTGCCTGCCGATCCCCAACCACGATTGGTCTCGCCTGCGAAGAGATTGCCATTACTATCAAAATCCATTCGCATGACCCCAGATTGAAATCCAGACCTGAAATCAAATGCAACACCTTGGTACTCGCCTTTTACCTTTTCGAGAACGACCCTCATGATTTTGCTTTGCCCTTGGTCTCCGATAAACAGTTGGCCGGCAAATGGACCGAATTTACCGTTGGTGTCATCAACAAGTAGCTGTGAATTTGAAATACCCATGATACCATGTGGCAAAATAACCGCTGGCAATTGCAATTCAGAAAAATCTGCCTTTACCTCATACAAGAAATCGGGGTCTTTTTCGTCGATGATGTTCTCGGGCTTCACGTATCGTCCATTTTTTTTGACCTGACGTATATCAATGCGTTCGTAGAACTCGGCTTCTGTAAGTTTGACAGGTGAATTGGGTTCTTGTGTCCATCGTAATCCCGCAGGATGCCCAGTAAAGACACCTTTGGGCAGATGCCAAATACCTCCTGAACCGACCCAATCGCCTTGGTTATCTGCATAGAAAAGTTCTCCGTCGATCAGTCCATATCCAGCTGGTGAGCGCATACCTGTTGCCCAAGGCTCCATTTGCCCATCTTCGGTAATTTTCATTGTCCATCCCCGCCATGGTACTCGACTTTCACCGCGCCACCATTCATCACTGCCAAAAGCCACATTTGTGGTCACGAAAAATGTATTGTCAGGTGCCAAAACGGGCCCAAAAGAATATTCATGGTAATGTGTCGAAAGGGGCCAAGCATAAATGGTACGGTATTCGTCGGCAATGCCGTCCCCGTTTGTATCGGTCAATTTGGTGAGTTCTCCACGCTGGGTCGTGTACAATGACCCATTTTTATGGGCAAGGCCCAAGGGCTCATGAAGGCCACTTGCAAATTTTTTGAATATGGCCCGGTTGCCATTGGCCATAGTGGGGTTTTCGATAATCCACACATCGCCCCTACGAGTGGCAACGGCAAGACTTCCATTGGGCAATGATTGTACCCCACCTCCCTCTAAATGCACTCCCTCAGGTGTAGGGAGTGTTGTCAATGTGTAGTAATCCTGTTCTTTAGGTAGATTCTGACCGTTTGAGGCATGCCATACGAACATGGCCGACAATACGGCGAGCGGTGTGATGACAACTTTTTTCGATAGGAAAGGAATATTCATTACCATGTGATTTTGTATTTGATCGTATTGCCGTTGACGGGCAACAACAATTCGGTTTGGTCATTGATTTTTCTTGTAATGGGTGTGTGCCCACTTTCAATGCTCAGATAGTACTGATGGTCGTTCAGTACATATACCTTTTCTTTTAATTGCTCAACTTTGCCAGTGGCAATCTTATAGTACCAGTTTTGTTCGTTTCCTTCGGAAAAGGAAATTTCATTTATAAGGGAACTGTCATCGTCTGTAGGAATGATTTTGTTCTCGACCTCAACATTTTTGTAGCTGTACCGGAACGATGGTAGTCCTGTGCTTGGGTCGATGACATAGCCCAATGGTTGGTAATCACCGGTGCCATCCATCGGAAATTCTTGCTGCAAATTGTCCAATTCACCCAGCGGATGTCCCAAGAATGTCCACTGTACGTCACCACGGGGTTGAAATGACCCATTGCCCCGATTATGCCACATGGGCGTGGCATCGACAAAATCACCCCGCCAGGCCCCTATCAAATTACCGGC is a window from the Muricauda sp. SCSIO 65647 genome containing:
- a CDS encoding EboA domain-containing protein, which gives rise to MHHTASGRSLSELVEQHLPAETKNWFSQKIRQVASEKSARQLYLAYSLCHTKFKDVPFDASKCNDSVLAAFLIQREANLVEVGRLALLVNALEADADFFVDKIVHLIQMSDSKELETILKYLVLLPEAEKFCWAAVDALRTNISTVFDAISLNNPYPSLYFNDQQWNQMYLKAVFIGSDLSRIKGVDERANEDLARIISDYAHERWAASRDVDPLIWRPTPNYLQGVLLEDMKRLLGSSDIAENRAGALCCYYSQLQDAKKLLADHQDLVKKIESGDLTWSTINS
- a CDS encoding ribonuclease Z; the protein is MRLHILGCYSATPRTLTNPTSQVLEIRNRLFLIDCGEGTQVQLRKNKIKFSRIDHIFISHLHGDHFFGLPGLISTYRLLGREKELHIYGPKGIKEAITLLMKLGDSWTNYPLHFHELSSKDAELIFEDEVVTVETIPLKHRIYANGFLFREKPAPRKLNIEAVREHKIDKSQFNLIKSGRDALTITGEKIANELLTLDPEPPKSFAFCSDTVYDESLVRYIENVDYLYHESTFLESEEHLCQKTKHSTAGQAAKIAKLAKVDTLILGHYSTRYKSLDLFKKEAERFFDKVELADDGKVFDFS
- a CDS encoding tRNA-(ms[2]io[6]A)-hydroxylase; the encoded protein is MLGLKLPTDPRWVNIVEKNIEEILTDHAYCEQKAASTAISLIIGFPEKSELVKEMTALAREEMGHFKLVHDKILKRGWTLGRERKDEYVIELMKFFPKGGSRETHLVHKLLYAALIEARSCERFRLLSENIKDEELSEFYRKLMVSEANHYTMFLTFARKYGDREEVDRKWQDLLDYEAELMKNLGKKETMHG
- a CDS encoding histidine phosphatase family protein, whose protein sequence is MKRVILVRHGKSSWKYDVADRDRPLQERGINDAHLVSKKFENEKLKIDFAFSSPANRALHTAMIFLRNLKYNLKHFRVDENLYDFSGSGVQSHIQSLDDNISTVMVFGHNYAFTNLANTWGDQYIENVTTSGLVQVRFDEGNWKSIAKGKTEQVIFPRHLK
- a CDS encoding Ppx/GppA phosphatase family protein; the protein is MVVRKLAAIDIGSNAIRLLIHNVIEEKGKKAQFKKNALIRVPIRLGEDSFTIGEISDKNSNRLIKAMQAFKLLMEVHGVEKYMACATSAIREANNGQEVVAKVLAESDVEIEVIDGKKEASIIASTDLKNLMQGDATYLYVDVGGGSTEFTLFSRGKVLVSKSFKIGTVRLLNNLVNDTIWMQIKEWVITHTREHQKVEIIGSGGNINKLHKMSGRKQGQPLSYIWLNAQYHFLESMDYDDRVSELGLNTDRADVIVPATRIFLSAAKWSGAKKIHVPQIGLSDGIIKTLYYRES
- the ppk1 gene encoding polyphosphate kinase 1; this translates as MAKPKNEYVNREISWLHFNERVLQESADENVPLIERLRFLGIFSNNLDEFFKVRYATVKRIVDAGKKGKSVLGGERAKDLLEEITKIVIAQQSKSIKILKQVEKELENQNIFIVDEKGVTEDQAAFIKDYFQKEVGPELMIIILNDVTQFPVLKDTAAYLAVKMVLQSETGGLLKKRNELQYALIEIPKGIDRFVVLPKKDGKDYIIILDDLIRFCLDNIFTMFDHGSISAHMIKITRDAELDIDNDLSKSFIEKISSSVRHRKISDPVRFVYDKSIERDTLRYLKEKMGIQENDSVIPGGRYHNRRDYMGFPSLGRTDLLYEKIKALPVKGLSFEGSLFESIAKKDYLQYAPYHTFFYVVKFLKEAALDPKVRTIKITVYRLANDSQVAAALINAAKNGKQVTVQIELQARFDEQANIEYANQLQEEGVNLIFGIPGLKVHSKTCLIEREEGSGIKRYGFISTGNFNEATARIYTDYTLFTANDAILKELNKVFGFFETSYKINKYKHLIVSPHYTINVFNKLIDNEIANALVGKEAYIKIKMNSFTSYEMVDKLYEASRAGVKIQLIIRGICCLIPGVEGMSENIEAISVVDKFLEHPRLFIFANDGNPKVYISSADWMTRNLVYRVEVGCPIYDEDIKQELIDTFEISWSDNVKARVFSKDQDNAYRNGDGPKVRSQFALYDYYVKKLDS
- a CDS encoding auracyanin family protein; protein product: MNIPFLSKKVVITPLAVLSAMFVWHASNGQNLPKEQDYYTLTTLPTPEGVHLEGGGVQSLPNGSLAVATRRGDVWIIENPTMANGNRAIFKKFASGLHEPLGLAHKNGSLYTTQRGELTKLTDTNGDGIADEYRTIYAWPLSTHYHEYSFGPVLAPDNTFFVTTNVAFGSDEWWRGESRVPWRGWTMKITEDGQMEPWATGMRSPAGYGLIDGELFYADNQGDWVGSGGIWHLPKGVFTGHPAGLRWTQEPNSPVKLTEAEFYERIDIRQVKKNGRYVKPENIIDEKDPDFLYEVKADFSELQLPAVILPHGIMGISNSQLLVDDTNGKFGPFAGQLFIGDQGQSKIMRVVLEKVKGEYQGVAFDFRSGFQSGVMRMDFDSNGNLFAGETNRGWGSAGTTNSGLEFLTWTGRMPFEMKTAKAMPDGFEIEFTKPVDKSTAENLDSYSVKTYLYKYHPVYGSPQTNIEDIIIKGVKVSDDGLKVRLVTEKHNRYNVHEVTLQGIKSKVGGHPVLHPTFFYTMNNIPDGEKLPLSVLSTKRTKKTSKGKKVVSRKKKAATKKTAVLTDAQVQPLLTNNTCIACHVKDKRMVGPSFMAIAERGYSNEKIVELIYNPQPKNWPEYATPMAPMPQVPKEEALKIAAWINSLNK
- the pdxH gene encoding pyridoxamine 5'-phosphate oxidase, which gives rise to MQKDLSGYRKAYGKSELVETNVPDNPLQLFQTWFYEVEAAETVDEPNAMTISTIGFDGFPKGRVVLMKKFTYEGFIFYTNYNSEKGRAIAKNPAVCLSFFWPNLERQVVIKGYAEKIAENLSDGYFESRPRGSQLGAVVSNQSEVIVSREVLEKEMAQLEQKFEGKEIERPKYWGGYLVRPISMEFWQGRPNRLHDRIRYALQEDYDWKIERLAP